In Peromyscus leucopus breed LL Stock chromosome 16_21, UCI_PerLeu_2.1, whole genome shotgun sequence, a single genomic region encodes these proteins:
- the Plekhb2 gene encoding pleckstrin homology domain-containing family B member 2, which yields MAFVKSGWLLRQSTILKRWKKNWFDLWSDGHLIYYDDQTRQSIEDKVHMPVDCINIRMGHECRDIQPPDGKPKDCLLQIVCRDGKTISLCAESTDDCLAWKFTLQDSRTNTAYVGSAILSEETTVAASPPPYAAYATPTPEVYGYGPYSGAYPAGTQVVYAANGQAYAVPYQYPYAGVYGQQPANQVIIRERYRDNDSDLALGMLAGAATGMALGSLFWVF from the exons atggcatTTGTGAAGAGTGGATGGTTGCTTCGACAGA gtaCCATTTTGAAGCGCTGGAAGAAGAACTGGTTTGACCTGTGGTCCGACGGTCACCTGATCTACTATGATGACCAGACCCGGCAGAGTATAGAGGATAAGGTCCACATGCCGGTGGACTGCATCAATATCCGCATGGGGCATGAGTGTCGAG ATATCCAGCCTCCAGATGGGAAGCCCAAAGACTGTCTGCTGCAGATCGTCTGCCGAGACGGGAAAACCATCAGTCTCTGTGCGGAGAGCACAGACGATTGCCT ggcATGGAAGTTTACACTGCAGGATTCCAGAACGAACACA GCTTACGTTGGCTCAGCGATCCTGTCTGAAGAGACCACAGTGGCCGCCTCGCCACCGCCCTACGCTGCCTACGCTACACCGACCCCTGAG GTCTATGGCTATGGTCCCTACAGTGGCGCATACCCAGCAGGAACTCAAGTCGTCTATGCTGCCAATGGGCAAGCGTATGCTGTGCCCTACCAGTACCCATACGCAG GAGTTTATGGACAACAGCCTGCCAACCAGGTCATCATCCGTGAGCGGTACCGAGACAATGACAGTGACCTGGCCCTGGGCATGCTCGCTGGGGCAGCCACAGGCATGGCCCTGGGGTCTCTGTTCTGGGTCTTCTAG